One window from the genome of Dermacentor silvarum isolate Dsil-2018 chromosome 7, BIME_Dsil_1.4, whole genome shotgun sequence encodes:
- the LOC125946720 gene encoding mucin-19-like, with protein sequence MDTGDLPKPMDDTDVTEDDAEMECVSEEGIAEESQPLRTALPAGASTTLARAATEAEMEESAESSELVAKTEAEMKDSAETSQPTAETEAEMKDSAETSQPTAETEAEMKDSAETSHSTAETEAETKDSAETSHSTAETEAEMKDSAETSQLTADTEAEMKDTVETSQPTVETEAGMKDSAETSQPTAETEAEMTDPAETSQPTAETEAEMKDSAETSQPTAETEAEMKDSAETSQPTAETEAEMKDSAETSQPTAETEAEMKDSAETSQPTAETEAEMKDSAKTSQTTADTEAEMKDPAETSIPAAVAGPSRTKQVVESSSSEAETTEQRSSGEGRMVESPSQPSTSRGLGARPFDLPLRPRRPKHPLTSDEEGRSTSSTTSVSPAAKQLRPSTSSDTEEGPTPAERAWAEAHALERPSGDAEFSYSDLSWSSGSARTRALSPPSLAPSSTPDFSSGVYSGLSTPSNVPDEEEGSEEAPASRPDTPSEGQGMGAREGAVAGSASSSSSEGSARQPRDPRLQESRHPNSPASLAEGSSAPQSSSCESLSEPLARRPVLLCPDSSTTTTSVSSLSDSEAEGGAAVLSRSASFRDPSTSQPPSEEGLPRSATFAGPLTSPTSPSGRKLPVCWTLPPAEILDRTAAGDETQQQQEEDMSTSTSSSSLSLSRQQESKRRLRTSSSAGPRSPGDRVLEKGKSSPTAGPSGEAGTSSHGALAGTSSQEEASSQQEETTASASSGQAFGSSTTGSGSEDSEAQLGGHKQQASALSRELVTPFRDPRVQRTMTAEEWDAARRSNDRVSGETSEVLQPGHSSEQPGRPGDDSSS encoded by the coding sequence ATGGATACGGGAGATCTACCGAAACCAATGGACGACACTGACGTGACCGAAGACGATGCCGAGATGGAATGCGTTTCGGAAGAAGGAATCGCTGAAGAAAGCCAACCCCTTCGTACAGCGTTACCTGCAGGCGCTTCGACCACTTTGGCCAGAGCCGCGACCGAGGCCGAGATGGAAGAGTCCGCTGAGTCTTCCGAACTGGTGGCCAAGACTGAAGCTGAGATGAAAGACTCCGCTGAAACTTCACAGCCGACGGCCGAGACCGAAGCCGAGATGAAAGACTCCGCTGAAACTTCACAGCCGACGGCCGAGACCGAAGCCGAGATGAAAGACTCCGCCGAAACTTCACATTCGACGGCCGAGACCGAGGCCGAGACGAAAGACTCCGCCGAAACTTCACATTCGACGGCCGAGACCGAAGCCGAGATGAAAGACTCCGCCGAAACTTCACAGCTGACGGCCGATACCGAAGCCGAGATGAAAGACACCGTTGAAACTTCACAGCCGACGGTCGAGACCGAAGCCGGGATGAAAGACTCCGCCGAAACTTCACAGCCGACGGCTGAGACCGAAGCCGAGATGACAGACCCCGCCGAAACTTCACAGCCGACGGCCGAGACCGAAGCCGAGATGAAAGACTCTGCCGAAACTTCACAGCCGACGGCCGAGACCGAAGCCGAGATGAAAGACTCTGCCGAAACTTCACAGCCGACGGCCGAGACCGAAGCCGAGATGAAAGACTCTGCCGAAACTTCACAGCCGACGGCCGAGACCGAAGCCGAGATGAAAGACTCTGCCGAAACTTCACAGCCGACGGCCGAGACCGAAGCCGAGATGAAAGACTCCGCCAAAACTTCACAGACGACCGCTGATACGGAAGCCGAGATGAAAGATCCCGCAGAAACTTCAATTCCAGCAGCCGTTGCCGGCCCTTCACGTACCAAGCAAGTCGTGGAGTCATCGTCATCGGAGGCAGAAACGACAGAACAACGCTCTAGTGGCGAGGGCAGGATGGTCGAATCTCCGTCGCAGCCATCCACGTCGCGGGGTCTGGGGGCACGTCCGTTCGATCTGCCGTTGAGGCCACGTCGCCCCAAGCACCCCTTGACGTCGGACGAAGAGGGCCGAAGTACAAGCTCCACCACTTCCGTTTCTCCGGCAGCCAAGCAGCTCAGGCCCTCGACGTCCTCGGACACCGAAGAGGGGCCGACGCCGGCGGAGAGAGCCTGGGCGGAGGCGCACGCACTGGAGCGTCCGAGCGGGGACGCCGAATTTTCGTACTCCGATTTGTCGTGGTCCAGCGGCTCGGCGAGGACGCGAGCTCTTTCGCCTCCGTCGCTCGCCCCCAGTAGCACGCCAGATTTCAGCTCGGGTGTCTACAGCGGTCTGTCCACACCTTCGAACGTGCCTGACGAGGAAGAGGGGAGCGAGGAAGCTCCAGCAAGCCGGCCGGATACGCCGAGCGAAGGCCAAGGCATGGGAGCACGGGAAGGCGCGGTAGCAGGCTCCGcgtccagcagcagcagcgaaggCAGCGCTCGGCAACCCAGGGACCCGAGGCTCCAAGAATCCAGACACCCAAactcgccggcgtcgttggccGAAGGAAGCAGCGCGCCCCAGTCGTCCTCATGTGAGTCCCTCAGTGAACCGCTAGCGAGGAGGCCCGTCTTGCTGTGTCCCGACAGCAGCACCACGACCACCAGCGTGTCCTCGCTTTCGGACAGTGAAGCGGAAGGAGGGGCTGCAGTCTTATCCAGGTCCGCCTCCTTCCGAGACCCTAGTACGTCGCAGCCCCCCTCTGAAGAAGGCCTACCCCGATCTGCGACGTTCGCGGGTCCCCTGACGTCGCCGACGAGCCCTAGCGGAAGGAAATTGCCCGTTTGTTGGACCTTGCCGCCGGCAGAGATTTTGGACCGAACAGCCGCCGGCGACGAGAcccagcagcagcaggaggaggacATGTCGACTTCTACGTCCAGCTCGTCTCTTTCACTTAGTCGCCAGCAGGAAAGCAAGCGGCGCCTCAGAACTTCATCGTCTGCAGGCCCACGCTCGCCGGGTGACCGGGTTCTTGAGAAAGGAAAATCTTCCCCGACGGCGGGGCCATCCGGGGAGGCAGGAACTTCCAGCCACGGAGCCCTTGCCGGGACATCTTCTCAGGAAGAAGCAAGTAGCCAACAGGAGGAGACCACCGCTTCTGCCAGTAGCGGACAAGCGTTCGGTTCGTCCACCACGGGAAGTGGTTCGGAGGATTCTGAGGCGCAGCTCGGCGGCCACAAGCAACAAGCTTCCGCGCTCAGCCGCGAACTGGTGACGCCCTTCAGGGACCCACGAGTCCAGCGCACTATGACTGCTGAAGAGTGGGACGCCGCGAGGCGTTCCAATGACAGGGTTAGTGGCGAGACCTCGGAAGTTCTCCAGCCGGGACACTCCTCCGAGCAGCCTGGACGCCCTGGCGACGACAGCAGTTCCTGA